Proteins found in one Anaerolineales bacterium genomic segment:
- a CDS encoding transposase, whose product SYAGLVPTVHASGGKTRFGHMRNPSNQYLKWAFIEAANVVVRHRHHPAWKTKYVCQVYDQVCQRKGHAIAVGAVASHLAEAAFWILKRQQPYRPPANRQVSPKQARGRAQLVSIEIRELIAWLLLDLLVPR is encoded by the coding sequence AAGCTATGCCGGTCTCGTCCCCACCGTACACGCCAGCGGCGGCAAGACCCGCTTCGGCCATATGCGAAACCCCTCCAACCAGTACCTCAAGTGGGCCTTCATCGAGGCGGCCAATGTCGTCGTCCGCCATCGGCACCACCCCGCCTGGAAGACCAAGTACGTCTGCCAGGTCTACGACCAGGTCTGTCAGCGGAAAGGGCATGCCATCGCTGTCGGCGCCGTCGCTAGCCACCTGGCGGAGGCTGCCTTCTGGATATTGAAGAGACAACAACCCTACCGGCCGCCTGCCAACCGGCAGGTCTCTCCCAAGCAGGCGCGAGGGCGTGCCCAACTTGTATCCATTGAGATACGTGAGTTGATTGCCTGGCTCCTGCTGGACTTGCTCGTGCCGCGCTGA
- a CDS encoding RNA-binding protein, with protein MEIRIYVGNLAKSTTQDEITALFAQEGEVTSVDLIKDRDSGLSKGFAFVTMTSQESADKAISKYNGYSMAGNELKVNIAKPRVERA; from the coding sequence ATGGAAATCAGAATCTATGTGGGCAACCTGGCGAAGTCGACCACCCAGGACGAAATCACCGCCCTGTTCGCCCAGGAAGGCGAAGTCACCTCGGTTGATCTGATCAAGGACCGGGACAGTGGTCTGTCCAAGGGCTTTGCCTTTGTCACTATGACCTCGCAGGAAAGCGCAGACAAGGCTATCAGCAAGTACAACGGCTACTCCATGGCGGGGAATGAACTCAAAGTCAACATCGCCAAGCCCCGCGTGGAACGCGCCTAG